In the Elizabethkingia bruuniana genome, GAATTTGGTACTACCCCATACCATAGAATGAGTTTTAAATTACTTTAGATAAAAAAATAATCACTATTAAGTGATTATTTTTTTATCTTTGGTATACAACCAACATAAATATCACAATATGAAAACATTTTCAAAGCTTGCTAATGCAAAACTTTTGGACAAAAAAGGATTAAGACAAATTACAGGAGGAAAAATATGTGTATGTGGCAGACCATGCCCTGATCCAAACCAACCACCTCCAAGAGAATGCGACTAAAAATAAGAAACCCTCGATCACTGACCGAGGGTTTCTTATATATTTCAAGAAGTCTATTTCTTCTTATTTTGTTGTTTTAAGTTTTCCATCTGCTTTTGCTGATCCTGAGCTTTTTCCATCATTTCACGCATTCTTGCCTGGAAACGGCCTTCCTTCTTAGGCTTAGCTTTATTTTCCTGAATCTGAGCATGAATTCTCTTTTCATCCAGAATGAAATACTTAATGACTAAGATAATTACAATGTTAATCGCATTGGAAACAAAATAGTACCAAGATAAACCTGATGCTGCAGAGTTCAAGAAGAACAAGAATGTAACCGGGAAGATATACATCAGCGGTTTCATATTTGGCATTCCCTCCTGAGTAGGCTGCTGCATATTACCAGCAGTCATCACTGTATAGATAAGAATCACAATCGTACATGCCAATGCAAAAACACTAAGATGTTCTCCTAAGAAAGGAACATTAAATGGTAATTTAATCAGGTCATCATATGCTGTAAGGTCATTTGCAAACCAGAAACTCTTACCTCTCAAGTCCAACATGTTCGGGAAGAATCGGAACAATGCATAGAAGATAGGAATCTGTACCAAGCCCGGGAGACATCCTGCAAACTGATTAACACCAGCTTTTCGGTAGACCTCCATTGTCGCCTGCTGCTTCTTCATAGGATCAGCATTTTTATACTTTTCCTGAGCTTCTTCAATTTCCGGACGGATCACACGCATCATAGCACTCAGCTTATGCTGCTTGTACATAATTGGTGAAAGGATAATCTTCACCGCAATTGTCATTAAGAAAATCACCCATCCTGCAGCAATACCCCAAGATGAAAGAAGGTTATAAACTGGGATAAAGAACCATCTGTTTAAACTTCCGATGAAAGACCATCCGAAAGGAAGGATTTCATCAAAGTTTTTATCATAAGACTTTAACAGATTAAGATCTAATGGCATAAAATACCATTTGAAATCCTGATTCAGCTCATTCGCAGCCAAATCAACCTGTCCATTATAGTTGAATTTTTTCAGGTATTCACCTTTTTCAATTGTTTCCTGATTACCTTTAGAATTTTTGAAACCATTCTGAGCTTCAATTACCGCAGAGAAGAACTGTTGCTTTACACCAATCCAGTTAAGATTTTCTTTGGTTTCATCCATATCGCCTCTGGAGTCATAATCATAGCTCTTATAATTATTGAAAGCATAAACAAACTCTGTATGTGTCTGTTCCTGAGAACGTCCTTTTTCAGCCTCACGAACATTATAGTTCCATACAAAGTCAGCTTTATTATCAGAAACTAACTGAGAAAGCCCCTGTGTTCTTACTTTAAAGTCTACAGTATACTTATCTAATAAGGTATAGACAAACTGAATTGTAGCCGCTCCAACATTAGCCTGCATTGTAATAGCATTGCCATTAGCCGTTGCATTAAAGACTAAGTCTTTGGTATTAATTACTTTTCCGGATTTGTCTTTAAACTGGAAGCCATAATCAGCATTGTTATTGGCAAATAACAAAAGAGGCTTATCTTTTGTCTTTTCATCAAAAGCGTTGAACTTGTTAAGTCTTACCGTAGAAATTTGTCCACCTAGCGTTGTAAAATCAACTGTCAGTAAATCATTCTTCAACTGTACCTTCTGAATACCTGCTGCATTAGCATTATTCTGCAATTGTGCAGCATTCGATTTCTGAGCAGACTGTGTCACCTGAGTTTTTGCGTGGTCTTCAGGTTTTTGCTTCGACTGGAAGTAAAACATAACCCCCATAAGGATTAATGAAAAAACCGCAAAACTGATCAGTTGGCTTTTGCCTACACCATTATTTTGTTGCATTTAAAAAATTATTTTTTTGTTTGAAATTTTACAGCAGCCTCTACCAATGCCTTAAACAAAGGATGTGGATTTGCTACAGTACTCTTGTATTCCGGGTGATACTGAACACCTACATAGAATGGATGATTTTTCAGTTCCAAAGCTTCTACCAATCCGGTTTCAGGGTTTTTACCTGAAGGAATAAATTCTTTAGCTTCAAAATCAGAAGTATAATCACTGTTGAACTCGTATCTGTGACGATGTCTTTCAGAAATATTTTTAGAATTATAGATATCAAAAAGTTTAGTCGAAGCCTTTACAGCACATTTCCATGCACCCAGACGCATTGTCCCCCCTTTTTCGGTAACATTTTTCTGTTCCTCCATCAGGTTAATTACCGGATATTTGGCATTTGTATCGAACTCAGTACTGTTGGCGTTATCAAGACCCAAAACATTTCTTGCAAATTCTATCGTCATAATCTGCATACCAAGGCAAATTCCTAAAACAGGAATATTATTTTCACGGGCATATCTTGCTGCTTCAATTTTACCTTCAATACCCCTGTCACCAAATCCTGGTGCGATTAATACACCATCTACACCATTTAGTAACTCAGCAACATCTCCACTTTCGATATCTCCACTGTATACCCAACGTACTTTTACCTCAGTCTGCATAGAACCACCTGCATGGATAAATGCTTCGGCAATAGATTTATAAGAATCCTGAAGGCTTACATATTTACCTACCAAAGCAATTTCTACGCTCTTCTTAGGGTTTTTATATTTTTTCAGGAAATCTTTCCAGTCTTTCAGATCAGGTGTATTGGTTGTTGGCAATGCCAATTCAGTTAATACAACCTCATCAAAGTTTTGCTTATGCAACTCTAATGGAACTTCATAAATTGTTGGTAAATCAAGACATTCGATAACATTTGCCTGATTTACATTACAGAACTGTGCTAATTTAGCACGCTGATCTTTTGGAATCTTATGCTCGGTTCTGCATACCAAAACATCTGCCTGAACGCCGTATTCCATTAACTGACGTACAGAATGCTGAGAAGGTTTGGTTTTTAGCTCACCACTGGATGCTAAATATGGAAGAAGTGTCAGGTGAATTACCATAGAATTGGTTTCACCAAGCTCCCAACGAAGCTGACGTACACTTTCTATATAAGGAAGAGATTCGATATCACCTACAGTACCACCGATTTCAGTGATAATGATATCGTAGTTTTCTTTTGCAAGAATTTTAATTCTGCGCTTGATTTCATTGGTGATATGAGGAATTACCTGTACAGTTTTACCCAGGAAATCACCTTTTCTTTCTTTATCGATAACAGTCTGGTAAATTCTACCTGTCGTAACGTTGTTGTTCTGACTGGTCGGTGAATTCAGGAAACGTTCGTAGTGCCCTAAGTCCAAATCTGTTTCAGCACCATCTTCTGTTACATAACATTCTCCATGTTCGTATGGATTTAAAGTTCCCGGATCGATATTAATATACGGATCCAGTTTCTGAATAGTTACATTGTAACCTCTGGCTTTCAACAACATACCAAGGGACGCAGAAACGATCCCTTTTCCCAAAGAAGATGTTACACCACCGGTGACGAAGATGTATTTTGTAGCTTTTTTACTCATTAGATTAGGTTTGTGCAAAGTTAAAGGTTCTCATCCAATTGGGCAACGTGAAATGCAATTGATTTAAAAATCAATTAATCAGCCCTTTATAAAACAAGTCTTTATTTTCTCTGCCATTACACCTTCACCAAAATCATTCCTCAGCAAAACTTTTTTGGCAAAAACTGAAAATGAAATTGTAATTTGCAGTATTAATCAAAGGTTTAGAGATAAAAAGTGGCAAAGGTCAAAACGGCATATTACTGTCAAAATTGCGGAACTCAGTATCCGCAGTGGCACGGACAGTGCAAAAATTGTGGAGAATGGAATACTTTGGTTGAAGAAGTTATAGAAAAATCGGCTTCAAAAAATTATTCCGGAGAAAAGAAACAGCATATCATTAACATTATTGAGGTCAACGCTCAGGAAGAACCAAGAATTGCAACTCCGAGCGATGAACTGAATCGTGTATTGGGAGGTGGGATTGTACTGGGTTCTGTTACCTTAATTGGTGGTGAACCGGGCATCGGAAAATCCACCCTTTTGCTTCAGCTGGCACTAAAAATGCGCAAGCGTGTTTTGTATGTCTCCGGAGAAGAAAGCGCTTCACAAATTAAAATGCGTGCAGACCGTCTTACCGACCTCCAAAATCCGGAGTGCTTCCTTTTTACAGAAACTTCTGTGGATAAAATTCTGCATGAAGCGAAAAAGTTACAGCCTCAGTTTATGATTCTGGACTCTATACAGACATTACATTCCAGCCTTATAGAAAGCTCTCCGGGAACAGTTTCTCAGATCCGGGAATGTTCCTCAGAAATTATAAAGTTTGCCAAAGAAACCAATACTCCGGTATTTCTGGTGGGTCATATCACCAAAGACGGACAGATTGCCGGTCCGAAAGTACTGGAACATATGGTAGATGTGGTTCTAAATTTCGATGGCGACAGAAATCACCTTTTCAGGTTACTAAGAGCTAATAAAAACCGTTTTGGCTCCACTTCAGAAATTGGTATTTATGAAATGATATCTCAGGGTCTGAAAGAAATTAAGAATCCTTCTGAAATTCTGATTACCAAAAAATTTGAAGAGCTATCCGGTAACTCGGTAGCCGTAACCCTGGAAGGAAACCGTCCAATGCTACTGGAAATTCAGGCTTTAGTAAGTACCGCAGTATATGGTACTCCACAGAGAAGCTGCACTGGTTTCGATGCAAAAAGGTTGAATATGCTTCTGGCGGTTCTGGAAAAACGCGCAGGCTTCCAGCTTGGATCAAAAGATGTCTTCCTGAATATAACTGGCGGTATCAAAACAGATGACCCGGCACTGGATCTAGCAGTTGTAGCCTCTATTCTGTCTTCCAATGAAGATATTGCTATTTCCGAGAAGTATTGCTTTGCAGGAGAAATAGGTCTTAGTGGAGAAATACGCCCTGTTCCCCAGATTGAACACCGGATCACAGAAGCCGAAAAGCTGGGATATGATAAAATCTACGTTTCCAATCTGAATAAAATACCTAAACGGAAATTTGCGATAAAGATTGAAGAAGTCAGCAAAATTGAAGATTTTCACGAAAGACTATTTTAAATAATTAAAACAACATCAGAATGCCGATTGAAAATATTCAGAAATTTGTTCTTGTATTGCTTTACGGCAGTCTGGTTTTGCAGTCATTCACTCTGCTGGCAAATCCTATGAACGTTAATAAGAAAGCAAATTTTGCTTTCGGAATATTCCTGTTCTTATGGTCCGGCTATTGGGTTTTAGACATTCTGACAATTTGTGGATTTTCACCTGGCCCTTTATTAATATTTTCAGTCTATTCTGTATTAATATTCACTCCTCTTTTCTTATTCTTCAGCGTTGTATTTTTCATCAACCCCAATTACCAATTCAGAAAAAAAGATTTAATATGCTTTGTTATTCCTGCTATTTACTTAATTGTATTATTCAACTCTGAGGAAAACAAAATACTGCATATCCTTGCAATGCTTATTGTAATTGCCCACAACCTTCCTTATGTTGGCATTATCTATTATAAGATAAGGAAACACCAGAAAAGAATTGAAATCATTTCCTCCAATACTGAAAGCATCAACCTGCAATGGCTTATTAAGCTAAGCTTCCTGTTATTTATAACGATTATCATAACAGTTTGCTACGAACTTTTCAATACGTTTATCTACAAAATGCATCAGAATCTTGTGATGGATTTATTGTTCCTGTTTATTGTTTACAGTACTTTTTATCATGTTCTTCGGCAAAAGGAAATTTATCCTGTAAGCAAAATGCAACTGGAAGAATTGTTATCTATAGAACCTGAATCCGAAGAAAAGACGGAAAAGAAAAAATTAATTCCGGATGAAGATTTTGAAAGCCTGAAAGAAAAGTTACTAACATTAATGAAGGACGAAAAACCTTATCTGGAAGGCGATCTCAATTTATTAAAGCTTTCAGAACTTATCGGCATCAGTACGCATCAGCTCTCCTATCTGCTGAACAATGGGTTTAATGAAAACTTCTTTCAGTTTGTTAATAAATACAGAGTAACGCATGCCAAGGAATTATTATTAAGTGACTCTTATTATAAAATGTCTGTTTTAGGCATCGCTTTTGAATCAGGATTCAATTCAAAAACAGCCTTCAATACGATGTTCAAAAAGATCATGGGAATAACACCCTCTGAATTCAGAAAAAATCAGAAAGAATCCGATTCTGCCGATACAGGAAATTTAAACAGCTATCCTGAAAAACCGTTCTGATTATGCACCAGAAAGCCATCCAAAAATATTACGATCAGCTGGCCAGTACCTATGATGAAAATAGGTTCAGCAATACTTATGGTCAGTATATAGATGCACAGGAACGGAATTTTCTGACATCTTTTTTTCATAAGTATAAAAGGCTGAACAAAACCCTGGACCTTGGGTGCGGGACTGGTAGATTATTAGACTTTGCAACCTCTGGTGTGGACTTTAGTGAAGAAATGCTGTCACAGGCTAAAGCTAAATACCCTTATAAGAATCTGACCGTAGGAAACATTACAGACATCCCGTTTGAAAATGAAAGCATGGACTGTATCTTTTCTTTTCATGTCATTATGCATCAGGACAGAGAAACAACACAACAATTCCTTTCGGAGTCCTGGCAAAAACTGAAACCAGAAGGATTTTTAATTTTTGATTTTCCCGTTAAAAGACGCAGAAAAAATCATGCTTCTACAGAAAGCTGGCATGCTTATAACAGTTTTAATCCTGAGGAAATTAAATTTTTATTCAGGAATCGATGGACTATTACCGAGACCCAAGGAATTTTATTTTTCCCGGTACACCGCATTCCAAAATCTTTACGCAGATTATTTCTTCCTCTGGACAATTGGCTTTGCCGCTCCTTTCTGAAGAAGTGGGCTTCATATCAGATTATTGTTTTACAAAAAACTCAATAAACTTTCATGAAGTTCATCAAAAAATACATTCCGCATTCTCTTAAAATTCAGTTATACCTTCTGAAGCGAAAACTTCTGGATACGCTTCAGAATAAAAAATATGCTTCGATTATTCACATAAAAGATATTGGGGATATTCAGACAGAGTTAACGCTTACGATAATGCCCAGCCCCTTTTTTGAAAACAAAGTCCATAACCTGAGAATTGTTCAGCAAAAACTGGAAGGCATTACAATTTACCCCGGTGAATATTTCTCTTTCTGGAAATCTACAGGTAAAGCCAGCAAAAAAAACGGATTTAAGGAGGGACGGAATCTTGTTGCCGGAAAGCTATCTCAGGATACCGGTGGTGGGATTTGTCAGTTTTCATCTCTGTTATATTATGCAGCTTTAAAAGCAGGATTCATTATTACCGAACGCCACCATCATTCTGTAGATATCTATAAAGAAGATGAACGCTATATTCCATTAGGTGCCGACAGCACTGTTGTTTATGGTTTCCGGGATTTACAGTTTATCAATCCTTATAGTTTCCCGGTTCAGCTGAAATCAAAAATTGAAGACAACTCAATTACATTACATATACTGGCTGAGAATAAATTTCCGGAACATCATGTAGATTTTGAATACAGCCATCAACCTGACACAGTAAGTGTAAAGACAGTAATCAATCAAAAAGTTGTAGCCGAAAATATTTATATAAAATCCTAATCAGGTAATTTAAGAACAAGAAAACTACATACTGGTTTATAAAACCGCACTACTATATAACTCCAACCACCATTAATACAAGCCTTTATTATATAGTTCCGTTTTATAAACAAGGGCTTTGGGAATGCCTGCCGGCAGTACATTTGGCTAACCAAATATTAAAAAATGTCACTACCCGCCATTCCTCCGACCACTTATGCACATCTGTTTAAAAGATTTGTAATACAGACAAAGCATCTTTTTAAGTTTCCTCCGACTATTGCAATAAAAAAATAATTTATATTTGTTTAGCATCTAAACAAATGATGCAGAACCAATTACAAAGATGTCTGAAAACAAATACGCAATTGTAACAGGAGCCAGCCAGGGAATGGGAAAACACATTGCTCTGGAATTAGCTAAAAGGCATATCAATCTTATTTTGATAAGCCTTCCCGATCAGGGGCTGGATTCATTTTGTCAGACTTTGATTTCAGATTTCGGAATCGAAGCCATTGCGTACGAAACAGACCTTTGTATTACCGGGAATATTATGGAACTCACCCAATGGGTTAATGAGAATTTTGAAGTTTATATTCTTATTAACAATGCAGGTCTTGGCGGTTCCATGAAGTTTACAGAAGCGCGGACAGAGTACATCAGCAAGATTATTCAACTGAATGTAACGGCTACTTCCCTACTCACCCATCTGCTGCTTCCCAACCTCATCCGTCAGAAAAAAGCATATATCCTAAATATTTCCAGTATTGCAGCTTTAGCATCTATTGGCTATAAAACGGTATATCCTGCATCCAAAGCTTTTGTGCATTCTTTCTCCAGAGGATTACGGTATGAACTGAAAGATACAAATGTACTGGTAAGTGTAGCACATCCCGGTCCAATGAAAACAACTGTGGAAAACACCGAAAGGCTAGACAGACAAGGAGCCTTGGGAAAATTTCTGATGTCGACACCGGAGAGAAATGCCCGAGTATGTGTAGCTCAACTATTAAAAGGCAGATCACTAATTATCCTGAACAAACTAAGCTGGCTGGTGATGAATTATGCTCCGGACTGGTTAAAAACACGTCTAATTTCCGAAGCCAGTAAAAAAGAAATTCTGGAACAATATACTGAACACAAAAAAGCAGTACCAAGAGCTGCTTCGTTAAAAGAATGAAGAATATATTTATCACCGGCATTTCCGGACTTCTGGGCACCAATCTTGTCAACCTTCTTTTGGAACAGAACTACAGAGTTACCGGACTTATCCGGAATCCCGACAGCTTTACAGGCACCAGAAATGAAAATCTCACTTTACTGAAGGGTAACCTTTTCGATGATTATTCCACAATATTTTCTGATACCGACATTGTTATCCACATTGCTGCCGAAACCAAGCAAAATATACTTCAGTACGAAGACTATTATAAAATCAACTACGAAGCCACACATCATTTATATGAAACTGCTGTAAAATCAGATGTAAAGAAGTTTATTTTCGTGAGTACCGCTAATACTTCCGGCTTTGCAGATTCAGATGGTTTGGGCAATGAAGATAAACCGATGAAATTCCCATTCACAAAATCTTTTTATGCTTTGAGCAAAAAAGCGGCGGAAGATTATCTCCTCCAACAAAACAATGCTACAGAAACGGTCATCATATGTCCCACTTTTATGCTAGGCGCTTTTGACACCAAACCCAGCTCTGGCAGGATTATCCTGATGGGGCTTCATAAAAAGCTTATTCTCTATCCACCGGGCGGAAAGAACTTCGTGTATGTAAAAGATGTTGCACAAACCATTATCAATGCGATACCCCATGCTAAAAATGGTAAAAAATACATCGCCTGCAATGAGAATATAAGCTATAAAGATTTCTTTCAGAAACTGAATACAATAAACAACCAGAATCCTTTGATGATAAAAGTCCCCGGATTCGTTCTGAGAATAGCAGGCCTTTTCGGAGATCTGCTAAGAAAGCTGAATATTAAAACGGATCTGTGTACGCCAAATATGGAATCGCTGTGTATTGAAAATTATTATACCAATCACAAGTCAGCAACGGAGCTCAATGTACAGTACCATTCCATTGAAACCGCTATAAAAGAAGCTTCAGATTATTTCAATACAGACTTTCGGAAAGCAAACCAGAAACATTAAAACTCTTTACGTTCCTTTCGCTAAAATTATAACATCAACACAAAGGCACAAGAGATACTTATGCTATGTTCCTATGTGGTTTAAGAATTTAGAATAAACCACAAAAGGCACAAAAGAAATATTAATGTACTAAGGGTTTTTAGGGCACAAAAATTTTACCTAAAGGTAAAATATCAGATCATTCCTTTAAGCTGCTCGGAAAAGACCTTTACAATTTGTTCTGAACAAATTCGCTACCTTTACTCAAATAAAATAAAGATGAATCTCCTTGCTCATTCCTATTTATCGTTTTCCGATGGACAAATTGTGGGCAATATGATTGCGGACTACGTTAGAAATGCCGACCGGGAAAAACTTCCTGTAGAAGTACAAAAAGGCATTATTATCCACAGAGAAATCGACACCTATACCGATCAGCATCCTGTTACGCATAAGGCCAAAAAAGTTTTTCAGCCTTTGGTTAGATTATATTCTGGCGCTTTTGTAGATGTCAGCATGGATTACTTTCTTGCCAACGATGTGGCAATACATGACGAAACCGACTGGAAGAAACATACAAAGCATGTATACAACACATTGTGGAATTATGAAGAAATACTTCCGGAAAGGTTTCTCCACATTCTCCCTAAAATGGAAGCCGATGACTGGCTCTTCAATTACCGGTATGACTGGGGTATCAAATACAGCCTGCAAAATGTTCTGAACAAGGCCAGGTATCTGGAAAAAGATATTCCGGTTTTCAATTCATTTATGGAAGAAAAATATTTCCTGAAAGAATGTTATGATGAGTTTTTTCCGGATCTGAAAAGTCACATAGAAAATCTGAAAGTTTAGAACTGCTGATATTGGTAGCGGTCAGGGTACAATAGTTTAGTACTCTTTCTTTGTCCGCCGACTACAATATGTATAATATTCATCTGATCGTCGAATAAATTGTACAGTATACTCACTGCTGTTTCAATCTTTTTAGGATTCACTACCTTTTCGGTTTCCAGATAGACGTCTACAGCTTCAGAATTTTCTTCGTAGCCCAAAAAGTTTATCCGGATCTGATTGTTATTCACTTTCAGTTTCAGGTATTCCTCAAAATACTTCTGCAGCAGAGCCTGCATATCGCTTTTAAATTTCGGATTATTAAAGAACACCTTTTTCGCATACTTTTTATCCAGAGCATTTTCCATATCGTCTATGAAAAACTTTCCGGTAATCTCAAAAGTCTGGGATTTGGCATTGTAACTGAACTCTACAGAGCCTACATGATAAGGATGAACATCTTTTGCTTTTGCAGAAGAAAAAAACAAAATTCCCGAAATCAACAAAAAGATCCTAAAAAATATTTTCATCTGCACACATTTATAATTATTCGTATTTAAGAAGCTTTGCTGTTAAGCTAATTCAAAAATAATCAATATTTTCGCAAAAACGACGCCATGAACGATTTTATGTTTTACCTCAGGATGGGCTGGGATCATATTGTTAGTAAAGACGCACTGGATCATCAGTTATTTATTCTGGTACTAATCGCAGTGTATACCATACAGGATTTCAAAAAAGTACTGATTTTAGTTACTGCATTTACGATTGGCCATTCTCTTACACTGGCGCTAAGTGTTTTCGATATTCTTAGAGTTCCTTCTGCATGGGTAGAATTTCTTATTCCGTGTACCATAGCTATTACTGCACTGATTAATATTTTTGGCAAAAACAATGTCCAGAAGCAAATGAAGCTCAACTACTCTCTGGCATTATTTTTTGGGCTCATCCACGGAATGGGTTTTGCCAATTCTATCCGGATAACATTGGCCAAAGAGCAAAGCATTGCGACAGGATTATTAGGTTTTAATATAGGTCTTGAACTGGGACAGATTGTTGTAGTACTTGCCGTTCTTATTATTCTGTTTTTACTAACAACTATCTTCAAACTGGATCGTAAAAACTGGATTATGTTTGTCTCCTCCGGAGTATTTGCATTATCCCTGCAGATGGCTTTAGAAAGAATTCCTTTTTAAGGATTCAACACTTATAAAACAAATATCAAATAATTCTGTAAAAAAGTTCATTCCTTTTTGCAGAAAATACACCTGCATTTTTATACCTTTGAAATAAAAATAATTTCGACCATGAAATTTAAGTCTTTGTATTTATTATCCCTTTGCAGCCTTGGTGCCTTTGCACAGAATATTCAGAACAATCCGGGCAGCAATCACGGAAACAAATTCGAACAACTAGGAACTATACTTCCTACTCCCAATGTATACAGAACTGCCAGCGGTGCACCAGGTGAAAAATACTGGCAGCAACGCGCAGATTACAATATCAACGCTTACTTGGATGAAGACAAGCAGCACCTGAAAGCATCCGAAACCGTTACTTATTACAACAACTCTCCCGATACTTTAGACTATCTGTGGTTACAGCTG is a window encoding:
- a CDS encoding HupE/UreJ family protein, with translation MNDFMFYLRMGWDHIVSKDALDHQLFILVLIAVYTIQDFKKVLILVTAFTIGHSLTLALSVFDILRVPSAWVEFLIPCTIAITALINIFGKNNVQKQMKLNYSLALFFGLIHGMGFANSIRITLAKEQSIATGLLGFNIGLELGQIVVVLAVLIILFLLTTIFKLDRKNWIMFVSSGVFALSLQMALERIPF
- a CDS encoding DUF6702 family protein, coding for MKIFFRIFLLISGILFFSSAKAKDVHPYHVGSVEFSYNAKSQTFEITGKFFIDDMENALDKKYAKKVFFNNPKFKSDMQALLQKYFEEYLKLKVNNNQIRINFLGYEENSEAVDVYLETEKVVNPKKIETAVSILYNLFDDQMNIIHIVVGGQRKSTKLLYPDRYQYQQF
- a CDS encoding ACP phosphodiesterase is translated as MNLLAHSYLSFSDGQIVGNMIADYVRNADREKLPVEVQKGIIIHREIDTYTDQHPVTHKAKKVFQPLVRLYSGAFVDVSMDYFLANDVAIHDETDWKKHTKHVYNTLWNYEEILPERFLHILPKMEADDWLFNYRYDWGIKYSLQNVLNKARYLEKDIPVFNSFMEEKYFLKECYDEFFPDLKSHIENLKV